A single region of the Vicia villosa cultivar HV-30 ecotype Madison, WI linkage group LG4, Vvil1.0, whole genome shotgun sequence genome encodes:
- the LOC131597012 gene encoding uncharacterized protein LOC131597012, with product MTIEVIWKNRNNIVWNNDREGFSRMGLQAFFNWQEWFTAQDNQNRSSSAHTPVSWSPPGEGWVKCNVDAGFNKTYRSTNRGWCFRDAMGRFITAGIAWDIGNLSTLEAEALALKEAVQHAVTLNMNCVIFESDSQLVSKVKAVARSSSNGGATIGEMLAAIEELCCENEALQESVSDLQ from the exons ATGACGATAGAGGTGATTTGGAAAAACCGTAATAATATAGTGTGGAATAACGATCGAGAGGGATTCTCTAGAATGGGATTGCAAGCCTTCTTTAATTGGCAAGAGTGGTTTACCGCCCAAGATAATCAGAATAGAAGTTCGAGTGCTCATACTCCTGTAAGCTGGTCCCCTCCTGGTGAAGGGTGGGTTAAATGTAATGTTGATGCTGGTTTCAATAAAACTTACAGGTCCACAAATAGAGGGTGGTGTTTTCGTGATGCCATGGGTAGATTCATTACGGCCGGCATTGCTTGGGATATCGGTAATTTATCGACTTTAGAGGCGGAGGCTTTAGCCTTGAAAGAAGCGGTTCAACATGCTGTCACTTTGAACATGAACTGTGTGATCTTTGAAAGCGACTCTCAGTTGGTTAGTAAAG TGAAAGCAGTTGCTAGGAGCAGCAGCAACGGCGGAGCTACCATAGGAGAGATGCTAGCTGCTATAGAAGAATTGTGTTGTGAGAACGAAGCACTGCAGGAGAGTGTTAGTGACCTACAATAA